A single window of uncultured Methanospirillum sp. DNA harbors:
- a CDS encoding ABC transporter substrate-binding protein yields the protein MEYDPWNMRQEKNVTKAMSWIVLAFSLALLMVALPVAAEDAKAKDVVTIGYQPSTHQIAFTTAYQKGYYNETLSPLGVKEVKAYSFPTGAPEIQALLAGDIDVAYVGSAPFVTGVANGLHAKIIAAVNTQGSDLVLKKDLPYTSPADLKGLKIATFPAGTIQDTLLRDWLKKNGLDADKDVEIVPLGPGDAITAFLAGKVDAAFLPHPSPVTIEDSGAGKIIVHSGEIEAGHSCCVLVATDDVIKNNPEIVEQVLKAHLKATEYNAANQEEAAKHLSELTGLDPSIIQKSFDKWDGQFVSDPAKITTSVENFANVQKDLGYIKNPVSEKELFDTSFWDKVKA from the coding sequence ATGGAATATGATCCCTGGAACATGAGACAAGAGAAGAACGTTACCAAGGCAATGTCATGGATAGTGCTTGCATTCAGTCTCGCACTGCTCATGGTTGCTCTGCCGGTTGCTGCCGAAGATGCAAAAGCAAAAGATGTTGTAACCATCGGGTATCAACCAAGCACCCATCAGATTGCATTTACAACGGCATATCAGAAGGGATACTATAATGAAACTCTCTCTCCTCTCGGAGTAAAAGAAGTCAAGGCATATAGTTTCCCAACCGGAGCACCTGAAATTCAGGCACTTCTCGCAGGAGATATCGACGTTGCATATGTCGGATCTGCACCATTTGTAACAGGGGTCGCCAACGGTCTTCATGCAAAGATCATCGCTGCAGTAAACACTCAGGGATCTGATCTGGTTCTGAAAAAGGATCTACCATATACCAGTCCTGCTGATCTGAAAGGTCTCAAGATTGCAACATTCCCGGCAGGAACGATACAGGACACTCTCCTTCGCGACTGGCTCAAGAAGAACGGTCTTGATGCAGACAAAGATGTTGAGATCGTTCCTCTCGGACCTGGTGATGCCATTACTGCATTCCTTGCTGGAAAGGTAGATGCTGCATTCCTGCCACATCCGTCACCTGTTACTATTGAAGATTCAGGAGCAGGAAAGATCATTGTTCATTCTGGTGAGATAGAGGCGGGCCATTCATGCTGTGTACTTGTCGCAACAGATGATGTCATCAAAAACAACCCTGAAATCGTGGAGCAGGTTCTCAAGGCACATCTGAAAGCAACCGAGTATAACGCTGCAAACCAGGAAGAGGCTGCCAAACATCTGAGTGAACTGACCGGACTGGATCCATCAATCATTCAGAAGTCATTTGATAAATGGGATGGTCAATTCGTGTCAGATCCAGCAAAGATTACAACGTCAGTTGAAAACTTTGCAAACGTCCAGAAGGACCTTGGATACATCAAGAACCCGGTCAGTGAGAAGGAACTCTTTGATACCAGTTTCTGGGATAAAGTCAAGGCTTAA
- a CDS encoding PAS domain-containing protein has product MLSLLYIDDEKDLLEIGKLFLERSGDFIVDTLSSPDRVLDIIRSNQYDAIISDYEMPGMNGIELLKKVRSEFGDIPFILFTGRGREDVVIEAINNGADFYIQKGGEPQSQFAELGHQIKQAVAKRQAECSLVESVEKLRASSSRFEALILASNTGAWEYDSAGNFWCSPEYFSMLGRNIRDFGSSENQDIKKVWIGLIHPEDREQAVKAWNSYLANPEGMYEHYFRMLHQDGHWVWILSRGKTLQDSSGYFTPVTIGTHIDVTGQKLIEEQLLKKNEELQAAYEEIITAEEELRTNYNELVKSKQALEISENRYSLTLESINDGLWDINIATGVLFLSPQFYRMCGFEPDAFPPDIAHWASLIHPDDQERVQLLFNKTLMNGDDFFVEYRVLRSDDTYQWVLARGKVIEWSPEGKPRRFLGTHTDITARKEIEEKLDEKSRVLQTLTDNLPGMVYRCRNDQNWTMEVISDGVLPLTGYQKEEMLYNRDISYGSIIHPDDQKIVWDFVEDGIINNKPFELRYRIICKDGSVKWVWEQGRGVFQGEILQALEGYIADITPEIAAQKALQKLAHSIEHLKEGVFWFNSEGIIYDTNIAFSEFSSQSKETIVRSHVSVLPFILQSKTWSELMDLAKSTGSISEGALLNISPDTQKNLHMSISYGQFGEESVFCGIINDRTKEEEYLSEVLRSREELASAYEELLSSEESLKDQYLQLTNTKEALQESEYKFRSIFEDAILGIFKVTKEGSIINVNPAFARIHGFDTPDEMKAAITDIRSQMYVHPEDRDLLLRLLEENGEVRGFEVEKYRKDGSTVWISVNEKVIRYQDGESYSLEGTIEDITRRKKVEYENGISLNQLRKNFAEFSILNDGIRNPLTVLAILAESCDPIISDKISNYIQQIDDLINKVDNRWVESEKVISYLQKHHNY; this is encoded by the coding sequence ATGCTCTCTCTACTCTACATCGACGACGAAAAGGATCTTCTTGAGATCGGTAAACTCTTCCTTGAAAGGTCAGGAGATTTCATCGTCGATACTTTATCCTCACCAGATCGAGTTTTGGATATTATCCGCTCAAATCAATACGACGCAATTATTTCAGATTATGAAATGCCAGGAATGAATGGGATAGAACTGTTAAAAAAAGTCAGATCCGAGTTTGGAGACATTCCCTTTATTTTATTCACGGGCAGAGGACGAGAAGATGTGGTAATTGAAGCGATCAATAATGGGGCTGACTTTTACATCCAAAAGGGAGGTGAACCACAATCACAATTTGCTGAACTCGGACATCAGATAAAACAGGCAGTGGCAAAGAGACAGGCAGAATGTTCCCTTGTTGAATCAGTTGAAAAACTCAGGGCATCATCTTCCCGCTTTGAGGCACTCATTTTGGCCTCTAATACTGGGGCTTGGGAATATGATAGTGCCGGAAATTTCTGGTGTAGTCCTGAATATTTCTCCATGCTGGGACGAAATATCAGGGATTTCGGGAGTTCAGAAAACCAGGACATCAAAAAAGTTTGGATTGGTCTTATCCACCCTGAAGATCGTGAACAAGCGGTCAAAGCCTGGAATTCGTATCTTGCCAATCCCGAAGGGATGTACGAGCATTATTTCCGGATGCTCCACCAGGATGGGCATTGGGTCTGGATCCTATCACGTGGGAAAACACTACAGGATTCATCCGGATATTTTACCCCTGTGACGATTGGGACACACATCGATGTGACAGGGCAAAAATTGATAGAAGAACAACTTTTGAAGAAAAATGAAGAACTTCAAGCCGCTTATGAAGAGATTATCACTGCAGAAGAGGAACTTCGTACAAATTATAACGAACTCGTCAAGAGCAAACAGGCTCTTGAGATTAGTGAAAACAGATACTCCCTGACATTAGAATCGATCAATGACGGGTTATGGGACATAAATATCGCAACAGGTGTCCTCTTTCTCTCCCCCCAGTTTTACCGGATGTGCGGCTTTGAACCTGATGCCTTTCCACCAGATATAGCACATTGGGCTTCACTTATTCATCCTGATGATCAAGAAAGAGTTCAATTATTATTTAATAAAACTCTGATGAACGGGGATGACTTTTTCGTTGAATACCGTGTCCTGCGAAGCGATGATACATACCAATGGGTATTAGCGAGAGGAAAGGTTATTGAATGGAGTCCGGAAGGTAAACCACGTCGGTTTTTAGGCACTCATACAGACATTACCGCAAGAAAAGAGATTGAAGAAAAATTAGACGAAAAGAGTCGAGTGCTACAGACATTAACGGATAATCTGCCAGGGATGGTGTATCGCTGCAGGAATGATCAGAACTGGACAATGGAGGTCATCAGCGATGGGGTTCTGCCATTAACCGGGTATCAAAAAGAAGAGATGCTTTACAACCGGGATATCTCGTACGGGTCGATAATTCATCCGGATGATCAGAAAATTGTCTGGGATTTTGTGGAAGATGGGATTATTAATAATAAACCCTTTGAATTGAGATACCGGATCATCTGTAAAGATGGTTCTGTTAAATGGGTTTGGGAGCAGGGTAGGGGAGTGTTTCAAGGAGAAATATTACAGGCTTTGGAGGGTTATATTGCTGATATTACCCCGGAAATTGCTGCACAAAAAGCACTTCAGAAATTAGCTCACTCCATCGAACATCTCAAGGAAGGGGTATTCTGGTTTAATAGTGAGGGAATCATTTATGACACAAATATTGCCTTTTCTGAATTTTCATCCCAATCAAAGGAAACAATTGTCAGATCTCATGTTAGTGTGCTTCCTTTCATCCTCCAATCTAAAACCTGGTCAGAGTTGATGGACCTGGCAAAGTCAACAGGTTCCATTTCAGAGGGTGCTTTATTGAATATCTCCCCAGATACTCAAAAGAACCTCCATATGAGTATAAGTTACGGTCAATTTGGGGAGGAGAGTGTTTTTTGTGGTATAATCAATGATCGAACGAAAGAAGAGGAATATCTCAGTGAGGTGTTACGGAGCAGGGAGGAACTTGCATCTGCATATGAAGAACTTCTCTCATCCGAAGAATCTCTGAAAGACCAATATCTCCAACTCACGAATACAAAAGAAGCTCTTCAGGAAAGTGAGTATAAATTTCGCTCCATTTTTGAGGATGCTATCCTCGGTATATTTAAAGTAACAAAGGAGGGCTCTATAATTAACGTAAATCCTGCATTCGCAAGGATACATGGATTTGATACCCCGGATGAGATGAAAGCAGCCATAACAGATATCAGAAGCCAGATGTACGTTCACCCTGAAGATCGTGACCTATTGCTTCGCCTTCTTGAAGAAAACGGAGAGGTCAGAGGATTTGAAGTCGAAAAGTATCGTAAAGATGGATCTACGGTCTGGATATCGGTAAATGAGAAAGTTATTAGATATCAGGATGGAGAGAGTTATTCTCTGGAAGGTACCATTGAGGATATCACGAGGAGAAAGAAAGTTGAATATGAAAATGGAATTTCTCTCAATCAACTAAGAAAAAACTTCGCTGAATTCTCAATTTTAAATGATGGCATTAGAAATCCATTAACTGTTCTCGCTATTTTGGCAGAATCTTGTGATCCGATTATATCTGATAAGATCTCAAATTACATCCAGCAGATCGACGACTTGATCAATAAGGTAGACAACCGATGGGTAGAATCAGAGAAAGTAATCTCATATCTCCAAAAACACCATAATTACTAA
- a CDS encoding HesA/MoeB/ThiF family protein, protein MTLTSYDQKRYNRQILIRGFGEAGQQCLKNATIFVAGCGGLGCPVAIYLAVAGIGHLVIVDMDIVDASNLNRQILHWDENVDQYKVKSASAKLAAINPSIKVTALQEKIDEANYLDLTKGSDIIIDAMDNYPTRYLLNRAAIYHNIPLIHASVWGLEGRLTTIIPGKTPCLECLVPEAPPKEVFPVLGATPGVMGTLQVTEAIKAITGVGKLALNRMVIYDGEYLEFHEIPLSRNPECPACSHLK, encoded by the coding sequence ATGACATTAACATCGTATGATCAGAAACGATACAACCGCCAGATCCTGATTCGTGGGTTTGGTGAGGCAGGGCAGCAGTGTCTGAAGAATGCAACCATATTTGTTGCAGGATGTGGAGGGCTTGGATGCCCGGTTGCAATATATCTTGCAGTAGCAGGGATAGGTCATCTCGTCATCGTTGATATGGACATTGTTGATGCATCAAACCTGAATCGTCAGATCCTGCACTGGGATGAGAATGTTGATCAATATAAAGTCAAGAGTGCCAGTGCCAAACTTGCCGCGATCAACCCGTCAATCAAGGTTACTGCTCTTCAGGAGAAGATCGATGAGGCAAACTACCTGGACCTGACCAAAGGCTCTGATATCATCATTGACGCGATGGATAACTACCCGACCCGTTATCTTCTAAATAGGGCCGCTATTTATCATAATATTCCGTTAATCCATGCATCAGTATGGGGTCTTGAAGGCCGCCTTACTACCATCATCCCAGGGAAGACGCCCTGTCTTGAGTGCTTGGTCCCGGAGGCTCCACCCAAAGAGGTCTTCCCTGTCCTTGGTGCAACACCGGGTGTGATGGGAACTCTTCAGGTGACTGAGGCGATCAAGGCTATCACCGGAGTCGGGAAACTTGCATTAAACCGTATGGTGATATATGATGGAGAGTATCTTGAATTCCATGAGATCCCGCTTTCCCGCAATCCGGAGTGTCCTGCATGTTCACACCTGAAATAA
- a CDS encoding helix-turn-helix domain-containing protein, giving the protein MLETGEPLTQKDIIEKTRLPPRTVRYAIRRLKTNALLKERLSYIDARQSLYSIADLVRPVIMG; this is encoded by the coding sequence GTGCTCGAGACGGGTGAGCCACTCACCCAGAAAGACATTATCGAAAAAACCAGGCTGCCTCCGCGGACAGTGCGTTATGCAATCAGGCGTCTGAAGACCAATGCGTTGCTCAAAGAGCGTCTCAGTTACATAGACGCCCGGCAGAGCCTTTACAGCATTGCTGATCTCGTCCGTCCGGTGATCATGGGTTGA
- a CDS encoding radical SAM protein: MYITTELTPWDKATLISIGHAMVDPELQTEEYVGRSTAGPGAGGRSVFFTDGKRRVRVSIKNPNGALLGAPDRTDEKDFFIQNESPLRIRKENGGVVIERNGEILAKGSLEPVGAHCPQQAYITVSEQCAFHCAFCPVPRLNGQIKSREQILSMIDQVYLSGDLRAISLTGGVTETPEKELDRMKGLVKDLVREYDVPIGVSVYPTPGSSEELYAAGAHEIKYNVETMDPVLFSRFCPDLGLDHILNELKHAVPIYGKNRVSSNMIIGLGESDETVILGAQNLASIGVLPVLRAISINPDYPLEGASRPSAERLYHLAHSLKKILGDYNLSPLHARTMCLPCTGCDLIPGRDL; encoded by the coding sequence ATGTACATTACAACTGAATTGACTCCATGGGACAAAGCTACCCTCATCAGTATCGGTCATGCCATGGTTGATCCTGAACTCCAGACTGAGGAGTATGTGGGGAGATCGACAGCCGGTCCGGGAGCCGGGGGACGATCAGTCTTCTTCACAGACGGAAAACGAAGGGTCAGGGTATCGATTAAAAACCCCAACGGTGCCCTGTTGGGAGCCCCAGACAGGACTGATGAAAAGGATTTTTTCATACAAAATGAGAGTCCGCTCCGGATACGAAAGGAGAACGGAGGGGTGGTTATTGAGAGAAATGGGGAGATTCTTGCGAAAGGTTCACTTGAACCGGTCGGAGCCCATTGTCCACAGCAGGCATATATCACCGTTTCAGAACAGTGTGCGTTTCATTGTGCCTTCTGTCCGGTTCCTCGCCTGAACGGACAGATAAAAAGTCGTGAACAGATACTCTCCATGATCGATCAGGTCTATCTCTCCGGCGATCTCAGGGCTATCTCACTCACTGGCGGTGTCACCGAAACACCGGAGAAGGAACTGGATCGGATGAAAGGTCTTGTAAAAGACCTTGTGAGGGAGTATGACGTTCCGATCGGGGTCTCGGTATATCCCACTCCGGGCAGTTCAGAAGAGCTCTACGCCGCAGGGGCCCACGAGATTAAATACAATGTTGAAACGATGGATCCTGTTCTCTTCTCCCGGTTCTGTCCGGATCTCGGACTCGATCATATTCTGAACGAACTCAAACATGCAGTCCCGATCTATGGAAAAAACCGTGTAAGTTCAAACATGATCATCGGGCTTGGAGAGTCTGATGAGACAGTCATATTAGGTGCTCAGAATCTGGCATCAATCGGAGTGTTACCGGTACTCAGAGCGATCTCTATAAACCCGGACTATCCTCTTGAAGGAGCATCCCGGCCTTCTGCTGAGCGTCTGTATCATCTTGCCCACTCTTTGAAGAAGATACTGGGGGACTATAATCTTTCCCCGCTCCATGCGAGGACGATGTGTCTCCCATGTACCGGATGTGATCTCATTCCTGGTCGGGATCTCTGA
- a CDS encoding ubiquitin-like small modifier protein 1 has product MSLKVILFANYREIAGVKDVEISNVSTVQDIITELTSRYPGLNALLFQDGELKRYVNILVNGTGYRDLDGLSTPVHDGDEIKVFPPVSGG; this is encoded by the coding sequence ATGAGTCTGAAAGTAATTCTGTTTGCAAATTACCGGGAAATTGCCGGTGTAAAAGATGTTGAAATCAGTAATGTTTCGACTGTACAGGATATTATCACTGAACTGACGAGTAGATATCCTGGCCTTAATGCACTTCTGTTCCAGGATGGAGAACTGAAGCGGTATGTGAACATTCTGGTGAACGGAACCGGATATCGGGATCTCGATGGTCTCTCAACGCCGGTCCATGATGGTGATGAGATCAAGGTATTCCCCCCTGTCTCGGGAGGATAA
- a CDS encoding DUF1890 domain-containing protein, which yields MTEAEEKKALVVLGCPEVPVQNSLAVFTTYQLRKNGYSPLIAGNPAVMKLLMTSDPEKHYISTMTTLEKAVEDITDKGEKYELCLAFAHSDAGISYAATMRYLLPEARFITIVFGREAEEIAKLIEYEGETIVEVAVHNPMPLRKKMSEVLGWAASKN from the coding sequence ATGACCGAAGCAGAAGAGAAAAAAGCCCTGGTCGTACTTGGCTGCCCCGAGGTTCCGGTTCAGAACTCTCTTGCGGTCTTCACTACCTACCAACTGAGGAAAAACGGTTATTCTCCTCTCATAGCAGGCAACCCTGCAGTCATGAAGCTTCTGATGACATCAGATCCCGAGAAGCATTACATATCCACCATGACTACCCTGGAAAAAGCGGTTGAGGATATCACTGATAAGGGTGAGAAGTACGAGCTCTGTCTCGCGTTTGCCCACAGTGATGCAGGAATTTCGTATGCTGCAACGATGCGGTACCTGCTTCCAGAAGCCCGATTTATCACCATCGTCTTCGGGAGAGAGGCTGAAGAGATTGCGAAGCTTATCGAGTATGAAGGTGAGACCATCGTAGAGGTTGCGGTTCACAACCCGATGCCCCTTCGAAAGAAGATGAGTGAGGTTCTAGGATGGGCTGCATCGAAGAACTGA
- a CDS encoding redoxin domain-containing protein codes for MQRIDHRILLLALCLIAVLLSAGCTTSDTSNQTLTKSNTSLSSAKEMGNESSWMTVPITDVMTGRQTTIVDLADEGKPVIIHSFAVWCPACSIQLRETAKLLKENPGAYTVLGIDFDSRENTEMIKSHVEKNQFVGMYIAAPTDLTRGLIQTVGPRVVQSLPQTLIICNKKVTYVGDGAFPEAKLKSILSELC; via the coding sequence ATGCAACGTATAGATCACCGGATACTGCTCCTGGCATTATGTCTCATAGCGGTCCTGCTTTCAGCAGGCTGTACAACATCTGATACCAGCAACCAGACACTCACCAAATCCAATACATCACTTTCTTCTGCTAAAGAGATGGGTAATGAGTCATCCTGGATGACAGTGCCAATCACCGATGTAATGACCGGAAGGCAGACCACGATCGTAGACCTTGCCGATGAAGGAAAACCGGTGATCATTCATTCCTTTGCGGTATGGTGCCCTGCCTGTTCAATACAACTCCGTGAAACTGCTAAACTTCTTAAAGAGAACCCGGGGGCATACACAGTCCTTGGGATAGATTTCGATTCTCGGGAGAACACGGAGATGATCAAGAGTCATGTTGAGAAGAACCAGTTTGTCGGGATGTATATCGCCGCTCCAACAGATCTCACCAGGGGATTAATCCAGACAGTGGGGCCACGAGTTGTCCAGTCACTCCCACAGACCCTGATCATCTGCAACAAAAAAGTTACGTATGTGGGAGACGGGGCATTCCCTGAAGCTAAACTGAAATCGATCCTTTCAGAACTCTGCTGA
- a CDS encoding DUF1894 domain-containing protein → MGCIEELTYEVLAKGLTFQECREFISKICPQIYHIEPGTKLFGEGIIGPPPIAVGTDGVFLIFPYVKPCHGTFVLKVEDPGEASRLASFAKPAPKK, encoded by the coding sequence ATGGGCTGCATCGAAGAACTGACGTATGAGGTTCTTGCGAAGGGTCTTACCTTCCAGGAATGTCGTGAGTTCATCTCAAAAATATGTCCCCAAATTTACCATATTGAACCCGGGACAAAGTTATTTGGCGAAGGCATCATCGGACCACCACCGATTGCTGTGGGCACCGACGGAGTCTTTCTTATTTTCCCATACGTGAAACCATGTCACGGAACCTTTGTTCTAAAGGTGGAAGATCCAGGCGAAGCTTCCCGGCTTGCTTCTTTTGCAAAACCTGCCCCCAAAAAATAA
- a CDS encoding SpoIIE family protein phosphatase, with product MDTGLLVDSVTLFEMVSVVMVIAYLFSRSRFYQEVLEHRPTIVTQGILVLIFGILSIYGMSSGVNYYGAVVNIRDLGPIIGGLSCGPFVGIGAGIIGACYRLSVGGANVYAAALGPLISGVCSGIIFLIYKREIVSTRNAIIATIGIELGVSILALIIRAMGGSTSTILTVFVNVALPMICLTAIAAGIFTFIIHNLIRERQVQAEKEKLEQEIAKKEAELSIAADIQKSFLPDSLPNFPKYEMAGKSIPAKEVGGDFFDFMPLELIPFSKSQMGIMIADVAGKGVPAALFMALSRIVIRISALWFKNCAEAIAFANPVITHDSKTGMFVTLFLGILDNETMTMSYVNAGHNPPLVIRAGTDTIEELKPTGIAIGVIEDIAFDQDSIHLYDGDVIVLYTDGVTEAINTKTEEFGVPRLIKTIQDSVSLPSQEIVDTIVTRVSDFCGTQPQHDDITLLVIKVHNS from the coding sequence ATGGATACCGGGCTTCTGGTTGACTCTGTAACACTGTTTGAGATGGTTTCAGTAGTGATGGTCATTGCGTACCTCTTTAGCAGAAGCCGGTTTTATCAGGAAGTACTCGAGCATCGCCCGACAATTGTAACTCAGGGTATTCTCGTGCTGATATTTGGAATCCTCTCGATATACGGGATGTCCAGCGGAGTAAATTACTACGGTGCTGTGGTAAACATCCGGGATCTCGGTCCAATCATCGGGGGTCTCTCCTGCGGTCCTTTCGTAGGTATCGGAGCGGGTATCATCGGGGCATGTTACCGGTTATCGGTTGGGGGGGCAAATGTTTATGCCGCGGCCTTAGGACCCCTCATCTCCGGAGTCTGTAGTGGTATCATCTTCCTGATTTATAAACGGGAGATCGTATCAACACGGAATGCGATCATCGCCACAATAGGGATTGAGTTAGGGGTCTCAATCCTTGCACTTATAATACGGGCGATGGGAGGATCAACCTCTACGATTCTGACAGTATTCGTAAATGTTGCACTTCCAATGATCTGCCTGACTGCCATAGCAGCAGGAATCTTTACCTTTATTATACACAATCTCATCAGAGAACGCCAGGTTCAGGCAGAAAAAGAGAAACTTGAACAGGAGATAGCCAAAAAAGAGGCTGAACTCAGCATAGCAGCAGACATCCAGAAAAGTTTCCTCCCGGACTCCCTGCCCAATTTCCCTAAATACGAGATGGCAGGAAAGAGTATCCCAGCCAAGGAGGTCGGCGGTGACTTCTTTGATTTCATGCCGCTCGAACTGATCCCATTCTCAAAAAGCCAGATGGGTATCATGATCGCAGATGTTGCTGGAAAAGGTGTCCCAGCTGCTTTATTCATGGCCCTTTCGCGGATCGTGATCCGGATCAGTGCACTATGGTTTAAAAACTGTGCTGAGGCCATTGCGTTCGCCAACCCGGTGATAACTCATGACTCAAAGACAGGGATGTTTGTAACGCTCTTCCTGGGAATCCTTGACAACGAGACGATGACCATGTCGTATGTGAATGCCGGTCACAACCCCCCTCTTGTAATCAGGGCAGGAACCGATACCATTGAAGAGTTAAAACCAACAGGAATTGCAATAGGGGTCATCGAGGATATCGCCTTTGATCAGGATTCCATTCATCTATATGACGGTGATGTGATTGTTCTGTATACAGACGGAGTAACTGAAGCGATCAACACAAAAACTGAAGAGTTCGGAGTCCCACGACTTATCAAGACAATACAGGACTCAGTCTCACTTCCTTCCCAGGAGATCGTGGATACCATTGTCACAAGGGTTTCAGACTTTTGTGGAACACAGCCACAACATGATGATATCACTCTGCTGGTCATCAAAGTCCATAATTCATAA
- a CDS encoding carboxyl transferase domain-containing protein gives MRVRLNTVLDEGSFVPLIRSEDTELVGGTGCIDGRKVCIIAINPVASVPLDPFEVLQDELALLEYAEEHHLPVIHLADRPGRVPMSTTAIPLSIMRTYIEPRGVGSVFTKFARLSGVVPRIAVVFSPIATTLTYPVAECDVVLMTKASGMSLARPDMQHLMTGEAASYEAYGGAEMHATVSGTCDILCDSPDEALQAVKRTLHSFPSWYRERPPLCKPRNPDPDARLPSPLTLAYPYSRFDMHDLIETFIDQDTFLDHRALYASELITGFARVNGMTLGIIANNSQYKGGILFSETCIKLASFASLCDSFNIPLLFLADLPGFMVGKESECSGIIHHGALVFSTLANLSVPKICIIVRKAYTAGLYAMCGTGFEPDRLLAFPDAELTIYGTRAASKLAEESGLTPDEIKAVEKAVKATADPRRHAESGCIDGIIEPDKVRVEVSDLLEHAYSVPLNRTYPRRVLCL, from the coding sequence ATGAGAGTGCGACTGAACACCGTACTGGATGAAGGATCATTCGTACCCCTCATCAGATCTGAAGATACCGAGTTGGTCGGCGGAACCGGATGTATTGATGGCAGAAAGGTCTGCATTATCGCCATCAACCCGGTAGCTTCAGTTCCACTTGATCCTTTTGAAGTTCTCCAGGATGAACTGGCACTCCTTGAATACGCAGAAGAGCACCATCTCCCGGTCATCCACCTTGCTGACAGGCCAGGACGGGTGCCAATGAGCACCACCGCCATCCCGCTCTCAATTATGAGGACATATATTGAGCCGAGAGGTGTCGGTAGTGTCTTCACAAAATTTGCACGATTGTCAGGAGTGGTTCCCCGCATTGCAGTTGTGTTCAGCCCGATTGCAACAACCTTGACATACCCGGTTGCTGAGTGCGATGTTGTCCTGATGACAAAAGCATCAGGGATGTCCCTTGCCCGCCCTGATATGCAGCATCTTATGACCGGAGAGGCTGCGTCATACGAGGCATACGGGGGGGCAGAGATGCATGCAACGGTGTCGGGAACCTGCGATATCTTATGTGATTCTCCGGATGAGGCTCTTCAGGCGGTCAAAAGAACCCTCCACTCGTTTCCATCATGGTACAGAGAGAGACCACCGTTATGTAAGCCTCGAAATCCTGATCCTGATGCCCGGCTTCCTTCTCCCCTGACACTTGCATATCCATATTCGCGGTTTGATATGCACGATCTCATTGAGACGTTCATCGATCAGGATACTTTTCTGGATCACAGAGCCCTCTATGCAAGTGAACTCATCACAGGGTTTGCAAGGGTGAACGGCATGACTCTTGGGATTATTGCAAACAATTCCCAGTACAAAGGGGGCATTCTCTTCTCAGAAACCTGCATCAAACTTGCCTCGTTTGCCTCGTTGTGCGATTCATTCAACATCCCTCTCTTATTCCTTGCTGACCTGCCCGGGTTTATGGTCGGAAAGGAATCAGAATGTTCAGGGATCATTCATCATGGCGCTCTTGTCTTCTCAACGCTTGCCAACCTCTCAGTACCAAAGATCTGTATCATAGTCAGAAAGGCGTATACTGCAGGGCTGTATGCTATGTGCGGGACCGGGTTTGAACCTGACCGGCTGCTGGCATTTCCTGATGCAGAACTGACCATATACGGAACAAGAGCAGCGTCCAAACTGGCAGAAGAGAGCGGCCTTACTCCGGATGAGATTAAAGCAGTCGAAAAGGCTGTAAAAGCAACTGCAGATCCCAGACGTCACGCTGAATCAGGGTGTATAGATGGAATAATCGAACCTGATAAGGTGCGGGTTGAGGTATCAGATCTTCTTGAGCATGCGTATTCTGTTCCATTAAACCGGACGTATCCTAGACGGGTACTCTGCCTGTAA